The Methanoplanus sp. FWC-SCC4 genome has a window encoding:
- the tsaA gene encoding tRNA (N6-threonylcarbamoyladenosine(37)-N6)-methyltransferase TrmO produces MATEEKKRIVKESLITYKPIGIIHSEHNVQEETPIQGIFNPSRGTLEVFEEYAEGLKDIENFSHLILLYHFDRSTGSEIVRKPFLDEEKERGIFSIRHFNRPNPIGFSIVDLYSVKGNILEIGAVDILDGTPVIDIKPYVYQFDHRDDVKNGWVDNTHTDEIAGWNATPKGLRKTGRTNL; encoded by the coding sequence ATGGCAACTGAAGAAAAAAAGAGAATTGTTAAAGAGAGTCTTATTACCTACAAACCGATAGGAATAATCCACTCAGAACATAACGTGCAGGAAGAAACCCCGATTCAGGGCATATTCAATCCTTCCAGGGGAACTCTGGAAGTATTTGAAGAATATGCAGAAGGTCTAAAGGACATTGAAAATTTTTCGCATCTAATATTATTGTATCATTTTGACAGATCGACCGGCAGCGAAATTGTCAGAAAACCCTTCCTTGATGAAGAAAAGGAAAGAGGTATCTTTTCAATAAGGCACTTTAACAGGCCGAATCCGATTGGATTTTCAATAGTTGACCTTTACTCCGTTAAGGGCAATATTCTTGAGATAGGTGCTGTAGATATCCTGGACGGAACTCCGGTAATTGACATCAAACCATATGTGTATCAGTTTGATCACCGTGACGATGTTAAAAACGGCTGGGTTGACAATACGCATACCGATGAGATTGCAGGCTGGAATGCAACCCCAAAAGGTCTTCGCAAGACCGGAAGAACCAACCTGTGA
- a CDS encoding ABC transporter permease, whose translation MNNFERFDLVKIITTFFVLLLTGFIVALLLLVVTHPAPGAIVQALMTEEIQFAIYLSLLTSITSTFLCIIVGVPAAYALARYDFWGKTLVNMIVDIPLALPPLVAGVGLLLFFGTTAFGDFLESIGLVFVFTPLGIIIAQFFVNLPFMLRIMRSTFEGINPRYEYVAQTLGCTPIQAICQVVLPMSVNGFFAGAVITWAKGIGEFGAALILAGATRMKTETLPISLFLNMSCGELEMAISAATILIAISVVSLYIFEKYGGSAKF comes from the coding sequence ATGAATAATTTTGAAAGATTCGATTTGGTTAAGATAATTACAACTTTTTTTGTCCTTCTGCTCACAGGTTTTATCGTTGCGCTACTGCTTTTGGTGGTCACACATCCGGCACCCGGTGCAATAGTGCAGGCTCTAATGACAGAAGAGATTCAGTTTGCGATATACCTGAGTCTTTTAACATCGATAACTTCAACATTTCTTTGCATAATAGTTGGAGTTCCCGCCGCATACGCACTTGCAAGATATGATTTTTGGGGGAAAACCCTTGTCAATATGATTGTGGACATACCCCTTGCCCTTCCTCCGCTTGTTGCCGGTGTGGGTCTGTTGTTATTCTTCGGAACAACTGCATTTGGTGATTTCCTTGAGAGCATAGGGCTTGTGTTTGTCTTCACCCCTCTTGGTATTATAATTGCCCAGTTCTTTGTAAATCTCCCGTTCATGCTTCGAATCATGCGATCCACATTTGAAGGGATAAATCCCCGCTATGAATATGTGGCACAGACGCTTGGATGCACACCTATACAGGCAATCTGTCAGGTTGTGCTTCCGATGTCAGTAAACGGTTTTTTTGCAGGAGCAGTAATTACGTGGGCGAAGGGAATAGGCGAGTTCGGTGCAGCCCTGATACTGGCCGGTGCCACAAGGATGAAGACAGAAACCCTGCCGATTTCCCTCTTTTTGAACATGTCTTGCGGAGAGCTTGAAATGGCTATTTCAGCAGCGACAATTCTGATTGCAATATCCGTTGTATCACTTTACATATTTGAAAAATACGGGGGCTCGGCTAAATTTTAA
- a CDS encoding ATP-binding cassette domain-containing protein: MIQINNLSKDLGEFKLRDISLEVKEGEYLVIIGPTGAGKTILLETLAGIYPPDKGSITFDGNDITALPPRERNISMVYQDFMLFPHMNVEKNIGFGLKNKKASPDEIKKRVDEITKIFGINHLLHRYPCTLSGGEKQRAAICRAVLMDPVMLLLDEPLSALDSQTRDKLRIELKKFHGMFKTTIIHITHNYEEVFSLADRVALMNAGEILQVGSPDDLFERPASEFIARFVGIENIYGGTCVEDGTFSVQVSGVTIECDSSCIHKKDANPKLCIRSENITISKEPVAEKGLNTLPCEILDITDKGSFVKITADVGFILNSVMMKRSFLSEGLKSGDRAYACFESGSVHIFG, from the coding sequence ATGATTCAGATAAACAATCTTTCAAAGGATTTGGGGGAGTTTAAACTTCGGGATATCAGTCTGGAGGTTAAGGAAGGGGAGTATCTTGTAATTATCGGCCCGACAGGTGCCGGAAAAACCATTCTCCTGGAAACCCTTGCAGGAATATACCCGCCGGATAAGGGAAGCATCACATTCGATGGAAATGACATCACAGCCCTCCCCCCCAGAGAAAGAAATATTTCAATGGTATATCAGGACTTCATGCTTTTTCCCCATATGAATGTCGAAAAAAATATCGGATTCGGGCTTAAGAACAAAAAAGCTTCACCTGATGAAATAAAAAAGCGGGTTGATGAAATAACAAAGATTTTTGGAATAAATCATCTTCTTCACAGGTATCCCTGCACACTCAGTGGCGGAGAGAAACAAAGGGCCGCCATATGCAGGGCGGTTTTAATGGATCCTGTGATGCTCCTTTTGGATGAACCATTAAGTGCCCTTGACAGTCAGACAAGGGATAAACTCAGAATAGAGCTTAAGAAGTTTCACGGCATGTTTAAAACCACAATAATTCACATAACTCACAATTACGAGGAGGTTTTCTCACTTGCAGACAGGGTTGCACTGATGAATGCAGGTGAGATTCTTCAGGTCGGAAGTCCTGATGATCTTTTTGAAAGACCTGCCTCGGAATTTATCGCCAGGTTTGTCGGGATTGAAAATATTTACGGGGGAACATGTGTCGAAGATGGCACTTTCTCTGTTCAGGTGTCTGGTGTAACCATAGAGTGTGATAGTTCCTGTATTCATAAAAAAGACGCAAATCCAAAACTTTGCATAAGATCGGAAAACATTACTATTTCAAAGGAACCTGTTGCGGAAAAGGGTTTAAACACTCTCCCCTGTGAGATTTTGGATATAACTGACAAAGGAAGCTTTGTCAAAATTACCGCTGATGTCGGATTTATCTTAAATTCGGTTATGATGAAAAGGTCATTTTTATCTGAAGGGCTTAAAAGCGGTGATCGGGCTTATGCCTGCTTTGAATCCGGTTCAGTCCATATCTTTGGATAA
- a CDS encoding amino acid kinase family protein, with protein sequence MKQRREIKNKLQGETLVRKGLMHERSGVEQIKIAPDLNVIKIGGHGTIDFGAEVLLPLLNEVGELSKVHQMLIATGGGVRVRHIMDIGIDLGMPTGILAELSGTVSEQNAIMVAAIMAKYKAVHISNDDLLDIPMLIDMGQLPIMRGTPIFGLYELPSPVGPIPQHRTDTGAFLAAEVLGAKRCILVKNVDGLYDENPLLNPDAELIHEIKAEELLEMNMEDLVLEEKVVELLCNAKNIHEVRIVNGHVRGNIEKALNDENCGTIIRQ encoded by the coding sequence ATGAAACAGCGACGCGAAATAAAAAACAAACTACAGGGAGAGACGCTTGTCAGGAAAGGGCTCATGCATGAGAGATCAGGTGTTGAGCAGATAAAAATAGCTCCTGATTTAAATGTGATTAAGATCGGGGGTCATGGAACCATCGACTTTGGTGCAGAAGTTCTGCTCCCGCTTCTCAATGAGGTTGGTGAACTTTCAAAAGTTCATCAGATGCTTATTGCAACCGGCGGAGGTGTCCGTGTCCGTCACATAATGGACATAGGCATTGACCTTGGAATGCCGACAGGAATACTCGCAGAGCTTTCAGGCACTGTAAGTGAACAGAATGCAATAATGGTTGCCGCAATTATGGCAAAATACAAGGCTGTCCACATCAGTAATGACGATCTTCTTGATATTCCGATGTTAATAGACATGGGTCAGCTTCCGATAATGAGGGGAACGCCCATATTTGGTCTTTATGAGCTTCCATCCCCGGTAGGACCTATCCCGCAGCACAGGACGGATACCGGTGCATTCCTTGCGGCAGAGGTTCTTGGTGCCAAAAGATGCATACTTGTCAAAAACGTGGACGGACTCTATGACGAAAATCCTCTTTTAAATCCTGATGCAGAACTTATTCATGAAATAAAGGCAGAAGAGCTCCTTGAGATGAATATGGAAGATCTTGTTTTGGAGGAGAAGGTTGTTGAACTTCTCTGCAATGCCAAAAATATTCATGAAGTCAGAATTGTCAACGGTCATGTAAGGGGCAATATTGAAAAAGCCCTGAACGATGAGAACTGCGGAACAATAATAAGGCAATAA
- the mcrB gene encoding coenzyme-B sulfoethylthiotransferase subunit beta yields the protein MAKYSDTIDLYSDDGQLLKSNVELNKISPLVNPATKKIIDLTKRSITVNLGGIEKALKAGKLGKGTILGRELDLPIMQDKDAIVAKIKEMVDVEGDEAVINEFNGGQLLLVEVPKTRLDAASTYDAAVTSVAAATTYAIVDQYNIDAFNASTVKAATWGGYPHTMDMNGALVSSVMNIPQNNEGLGFALRNIGVNHFVMMTGRNAMQGAALASTLETAGEFEMGGAIGPFERHMLLQYAYQGLNANNLVYDLVKENGQTGTVGTVVQSLVEKAIEDKVIVPGKKGGYFQFYDTKDPMMWNAYAAAGTMAATMVNCGAGRFAQAVSSTLLYFNDLLEHETGLPSTDFGRVMGTAVGFSFFSHSIYGGGGPGIFNGNHVVTRHANGCAIPCVVAACALDAGTQMFTPEGTSKVMGETYGQIPEFNKPIQQIANGV from the coding sequence ATGGCAAAATATTCCGATACAATCGATCTTTATTCAGATGACGGACAGCTTTTGAAGAGCAACGTAGAGCTCAACAAAATCAGTCCACTGGTAAATCCTGCAACAAAGAAGATCATTGACCTTACAAAGAGGAGCATTACTGTTAACCTCGGAGGCATTGAGAAAGCACTTAAAGCAGGAAAGCTTGGAAAAGGAACAATCCTTGGACGTGAACTTGACCTTCCAATCATGCAGGACAAGGACGCAATTGTCGCAAAGATTAAGGAAATGGTCGACGTAGAGGGCGACGAAGCTGTAATCAACGAATTCAACGGCGGACAGCTCCTTCTCGTAGAAGTTCCAAAAACACGTCTCGATGCAGCATCAACATACGATGCAGCAGTCACATCAGTTGCAGCAGCAACAACCTATGCAATTGTTGACCAGTACAACATTGACGCATTCAATGCATCAACTGTAAAGGCAGCAACATGGGGTGGATACCCACACACAATGGACATGAACGGTGCACTTGTAAGCTCTGTCATGAACATTCCACAGAACAACGAAGGTCTCGGATTTGCACTTCGTAACATTGGTGTAAACCACTTTGTTATGATGACCGGCAGAAATGCAATGCAGGGTGCAGCACTCGCATCCACACTTGAGACAGCAGGAGAGTTCGAAATGGGCGGTGCAATCGGTCCGTTCGAGCGCCACATGCTTCTCCAGTACGCATACCAGGGACTTAACGCAAACAACCTCGTCTACGATCTCGTAAAAGAGAACGGTCAGACAGGAACAGTCGGAACTGTTGTTCAGTCACTTGTCGAGAAGGCAATTGAGGACAAAGTTATCGTACCCGGAAAGAAGGGCGGATACTTCCAGTTCTATGACACAAAGGACCCAATGATGTGGAATGCATATGCAGCAGCAGGTACAATGGCAGCAACAATGGTCAACTGTGGTGCAGGACGTTTCGCACAGGCAGTTTCATCAACACTGCTTTACTTCAACGACCTGCTTGAACACGAAACCGGTCTTCCATCAACCGACTTTGGTCGTGTAATGGGTACAGCTGTCGGTTTCTCCTTCTTCAGCCACTCAATCTACGGTGGTGGAGGTCCAGGTATCTTCAACGGAAACCACGTTGTAACACGCCACGCAAATGGCTGTGCAATTCCATGTGTAGTTGCAGCATGTGCACTTGATGCAGGTACACAGATGTTCACTCCAGAGGGAACATCAAAGGTAATGGGCGAGACATACGGTCAGATCCCAGAGTTCAACAAGCCGATCCAGCAGATCGCTAACGGGGTCTGA
- the mcrD gene encoding methyl-coenzyme M reductase operon protein D encodes MTESQYPQCRAVPLRMLSPETAEKFLNAVVKVPGIRRMMVNGPSLPALVPYGPARGKPNPNTNRRVIHVGEAEMELHVQVGMVTFEVEDSSVIENIRKVCDEIFTKFPCTVQEGRFMKTSPTLVDYCKYGPEADKSVVGLVDPKRKEAPVIIQGLK; translated from the coding sequence ATGACTGAAAGCCAATATCCCCAGTGTAGGGCAGTCCCACTCCGCATGCTATCGCCGGAGACTGCTGAAAAGTTTTTGAATGCAGTAGTCAAAGTGCCGGGAATACGCAGGATGATGGTCAACGGACCATCCCTTCCTGCACTCGTGCCTTATGGCCCTGCAAGAGGAAAGCCAAATCCCAATACCAACAGAAGGGTTATTCATGTCGGTGAAGCCGAGATGGAGCTTCATGTTCAGGTTGGGATGGTAACATTTGAAGTAGAGGATTCATCCGTAATTGAAAATATCCGGAAAGTTTGTGATGAAATATTTACAAAATTCCCGTGTACTGTTCAGGAAGGCAGGTTTATGAAAACTTCACCAACACTTGTTGATTACTGCAAGTACGGTCCTGAAGCAGACAAATCAGTTGTCGGACTTGTTGACCCGAAAAGAAAGGAAGCCCCGGTAATTATTCAGGGTTTGAAATAA
- the mcrC gene encoding methyl-coenzyme M reductase I operon protein C → MPIGRVTQVVDCRESMGMGKGGGLAQRGTISECRHPDVIVVGMSPGRRHVTKPVCDITSALRREGVEFSVSTLVLNAGSGVPPDAPSIAGSVLGAYFGLNEKEIAQIEQHRVAILHHGNVRSHVVEKIRYILSQCEIDAIVVSQVPLDYEDLAKVGVKTLYVMPAEENIRTKGRVVAIVSGVTRGQTPTREKMAEVISAVMNLMKQ, encoded by the coding sequence ATGCCAATAGGTCGTGTAACCCAGGTTGTAGACTGCCGTGAAAGTATGGGCATGGGCAAGGGCGGAGGCCTCGCACAGCGTGGCACAATATCTGAATGCCGCCATCCTGATGTCATAGTTGTCGGCATGTCCCCAGGGAGACGGCATGTAACAAAACCTGTTTGTGATATCACTTCGGCTCTGAGAAGGGAGGGGGTCGAATTTTCTGTGAGCACTCTTGTGCTTAATGCAGGAAGTGGTGTTCCTCCTGATGCACCGAGCATTGCAGGCTCTGTTCTTGGAGCATATTTCGGACTCAATGAGAAAGAAATTGCTCAGATAGAACAGCACAGGGTGGCAATACTCCATCACGGCAATGTAAGATCGCATGTTGTGGAAAAAATACGATATATTCTTTCACAGTGTGAGATTGACGCGATAGTGGTTTCACAGGTACCGCTGGACTATGAAGACCTTGCAAAAGTCGGCGTTAAGACCCTCTATGTCATGCCGGCAGAGGAAAATATCCGCACTAAGGGAAGAGTGGTGGCAATTGTAAGCGGGGTGACCCGTGGTCAGACGCCAACACGAGAAAAAATGGCAGAAGTTATTTCGGCTGTAATGAATTTGATGAAACAATAA
- the mcrG gene encoding coenzyme-B sulfoethylthiotransferase subunit gamma, whose product MAYTPQYGPGTSVVAENRRNQMNPAHQLDKVREVTDEDIVLILGHRAPGSAYPTAHPPLAEQQEPDCPIRKIVEPTEGAKAGDRVRYIQFADSMFNAPSQPYQRTYAEMYRFRAIDPGTLSGRQIVECRERDLEKYSKLLMESEMFEPALVSCRGATVHGHSLRLAEDGMMFDMLQRCVLGDDGFVKYMKDQIGEPLDRAVAVGKPMDDEWVKAHSTIFHSLVGVAFRDDAEYVEYIQRIHSLRTKYGFMPVEE is encoded by the coding sequence ATGGCATACACACCACAGTATGGTCCAGGTACATCTGTTGTTGCTGAAAACAGGCGCAACCAGATGAATCCTGCCCACCAGCTCGATAAGGTTCGTGAGGTAACAGATGAAGATATTGTGCTTATCCTTGGGCACCGTGCACCAGGTTCAGCATACCCGACAGCTCACCCGCCTCTTGCAGAACAGCAGGAGCCTGACTGTCCAATCAGAAAGATCGTAGAACCAACAGAGGGAGCAAAGGCCGGAGACCGCGTACGCTACATCCAGTTTGCTGACTCAATGTTCAACGCACCATCCCAGCCGTACCAGCGTACATACGCTGAAATGTACCGCTTCCGTGCAATTGACCCAGGAACACTTTCCGGTCGTCAGATCGTAGAGTGCCGTGAGCGTGACCTTGAGAAATACTCAAAACTTCTCATGGAGAGCGAAATGTTTGAGCCAGCACTTGTAAGCTGCCGTGGTGCAACTGTACACGGTCACTCACTCCGTCTTGCAGAAGACGGCATGATGTTTGATATGCTCCAGCGCTGTGTTCTCGGCGACGACGGATTTGTAAAATACATGAAAGACCAGATTGGTGAGCCTCTGGACCGTGCGGTTGCAGTAGGAAAGCCAATGGACGACGAATGGGTTAAAGCACACTCAACAATCTTCCACTCACTTGTTGGTGTTGCATTCCGTGACGATGCAGAATACGTTGAATACATCCAGCGTATCCACTCGCTTAGGACAAAATACGGCTTTATGCCAGTAGAGGAGTGA
- the mcrA gene encoding coenzyme-B sulfoethylthiotransferase subunit alpha has translation MAKIERTQKLFLDALKEKFQGEDPESVKTTFYNFDGVRQSPRKREFMEATKAIEAKRGISMYDPEHCHLGGIPMGQRQLMTYEVSGTGTFVEGDDLHFVNNSAMQQMWDDIRRTVIVGMDLAHATLQKRLGKEVTPETINEYLHILNHAMPGAAVVQEHMVETHPGLVDDCYVKVFTGDDEMAAEIEPQFLINIDKLFPEDQAAVLKQQVGKSMYQAIHIPTIVSRTCDGGTTSRWSAMQIGMSFIAAYRMCAGEAAVADLSFAAKHAGVSQMASILPARRARGPNEPGGIKFGVFSDIVQANRKYPNDPAKAALEVVGAGTMLFDQIWLGSYMSGGVGFTQYATAAYTDNILDEFTYYGMDYIKDKYGVDYTNPDPAKLVKPTQEIVNDIATEVNLNGMEQYEQYPTMMEDHFGGSQRAGVLAAACGLSTSIATGNSNAGLNGWYLSMLMHKEGWSRLGFFGYDLQDQCGSANSLSMEADRGLMGELRGPNYPNYAMNVGHQGEYAAIVGGAHYGRGDAFCFDPLVKICFADPSLQFDFSEPRKEFAKGAIREFMPAGERSLIIPAR, from the coding sequence ATGGCAAAAATTGAGAGAACACAGAAACTTTTCCTTGATGCGCTTAAAGAGAAGTTCCAGGGAGAAGATCCTGAATCAGTAAAGACAACATTCTACAACTTCGATGGTGTTCGTCAGTCCCCACGTAAACGCGAGTTTATGGAGGCAACAAAGGCTATTGAAGCAAAGCGTGGAATTTCAATGTACGATCCTGAGCACTGCCACCTTGGTGGTATCCCAATGGGTCAGAGACAGCTCATGACCTACGAGGTCTCAGGTACAGGAACATTCGTTGAGGGTGATGATCTTCACTTCGTAAACAACTCAGCAATGCAGCAGATGTGGGATGATATCCGCAGAACTGTTATTGTAGGAATGGACCTTGCACACGCAACACTCCAGAAGCGTCTCGGAAAGGAAGTAACTCCTGAAACAATCAACGAGTACCTCCACATCTTAAACCACGCAATGCCAGGTGCAGCAGTGGTTCAGGAACACATGGTCGAGACCCACCCGGGCCTTGTCGATGACTGTTACGTCAAAGTCTTCACAGGCGACGACGAGATGGCAGCTGAAATCGAGCCACAGTTCCTTATCAACATTGACAAGCTCTTCCCAGAAGACCAGGCAGCAGTTCTCAAGCAGCAGGTCGGCAAATCAATGTACCAGGCAATCCACATCCCAACAATCGTCTCAAGGACTTGTGATGGTGGAACAACCTCAAGATGGTCTGCAATGCAGATTGGAATGTCATTCATCGCAGCATACAGAATGTGTGCAGGTGAAGCAGCAGTAGCTGACCTTTCATTCGCAGCAAAGCACGCCGGTGTATCACAGATGGCATCAATCCTCCCTGCACGCCGTGCACGTGGTCCTAACGAACCAGGAGGAATTAAATTCGGTGTCTTCTCAGATATTGTCCAGGCAAACCGTAAATATCCAAACGACCCGGCAAAGGCAGCTCTCGAGGTTGTCGGTGCAGGTACAATGCTCTTTGACCAGATCTGGCTTGGATCTTACATGTCAGGTGGTGTCGGATTCACACAGTATGCAACAGCAGCATATACAGACAACATCCTCGATGAGTTCACATACTACGGTATGGACTACATCAAAGACAAATACGGCGTAGATTACACCAACCCAGACCCCGCAAAGCTCGTAAAACCAACACAGGAAATTGTCAACGACATCGCAACAGAAGTCAACCTGAATGGTATGGAGCAGTACGAACAGTACCCAACAATGATGGAAGATCACTTCGGTGGTTCACAGCGTGCAGGTGTCCTTGCAGCAGCATGTGGTCTGTCCACATCCATTGCAACCGGAAACTCAAATGCCGGTCTTAACGGATGGTACCTTTCAATGCTCATGCACAAGGAAGGATGGTCACGTCTCGGATTCTTCGGATACGATCTTCAGGACCAGTGTGGTTCAGCAAACTCACTCTCCATGGAAGCAGACCGCGGTCTGATGGGAGAACTTCGTGGACCAAACTATCCAAACTACGCAATGAACGTCGGTCACCAGGGAGAATACGCAGCTATCGTCGGTGGTGCACACTACGGACGTGGCGATGCATTCTGTTTCGACCCATTAGTAAAGATCTGTTTCGCAGATCCTTCACTCCAGTTCGACTTCTCCGAGCCACGCAAGGAATTCGCAAAAGGAGCAATCCGCGAGTTCATGCCTGCCGGAGAGCGCTCACTGATCATACCTGCAAGGTAA
- the mtrE gene encoding tetrahydromethanopterin S-methyltransferase subunit E, translating to MEELLFGIGISAIAGALATVSGAAEDTESDIGSQGDPNSQVQLAPQMGYIHRIYSKAISGEPPAYGLWCTLGAGLAWALMAINYNPVLAIVLGSAIAVFVQGVYATTAYLGRTASLAKFEQPVYIDVIKSVTTVTMAHAFVAIFTCVAMCFLMVNALGHPFPLPLLGLVWGIALGAAGSATGNPFYGKERQYQSQAFGAGVPISASGNIVRYAEAGQRSSLDNGWFTSKMGGPASGVCFGLIVFLELWRTIFFEEFAAGWGAVIAGVVLILIFMIIDRYVEVWARKTYGPYTEEAEEASS from the coding sequence ATGGAAGAGTTACTATTTGGCATCGGTATAAGCGCTATTGCGGGCGCTCTTGCCACTGTGTCCGGTGCTGCGGAGGATACTGAATCTGATATCGGTTCACAGGGTGACCCGAACTCACAGGTTCAGCTCGCTCCACAGATGGGATATATTCACCGTATTTACAGCAAAGCTATTTCCGGTGAACCCCCAGCATACGGTCTATGGTGTACATTAGGAGCAGGTCTCGCATGGGCGCTAATGGCGATAAACTACAATCCGGTTCTTGCAATAGTCTTAGGTTCGGCTATCGCTGTGTTTGTACAGGGTGTATATGCAACCACAGCTTATCTGGGCAGGACTGCAAGTCTGGCAAAATTTGAACAGCCGGTTTACATCGACGTAATAAAGTCGGTTACAACCGTGACTATGGCACATGCGTTTGTAGCAATATTCACATGTGTGGCAATGTGTTTCCTTATGGTAAACGCGCTTGGACATCCTTTCCCACTGCCTCTCTTAGGCCTTGTATGGGGTATTGCACTTGGTGCAGCAGGTTCTGCAACAGGTAACCCGTTCTACGGAAAGGAACGTCAGTATCAGTCACAGGCATTCGGTGCCGGTGTACCGATCTCTGCATCCGGTAACATCGTCCGCTATGCAGAAGCAGGCCAGCGCAGTTCACTCGACAACGGATGGTTCACCTCAAAGATGGGCGGTCCAGCATCAGGTGTCTGTTTCGGTCTTATTGTATTCCTTGAACTGTGGCGTACAATCTTCTTTGAAGAGTTCGCAGCAGGATGGGGTGCAGTAATTGCAGGTGTTGTACTGATTCTCATCTTCATGATTATCGACAGATATGTTGAGGTATGGGCACGCAAGACCTACGGACCATACACAGAAGAAGCAGAGGAGGCATCATCATGA
- the mtrD gene encoding tetrahydromethanopterin S-methyltransferase subunit D, giving the protein MSALGGGSSGGEGINPVGTAVGIVLLLIAIGALYVLSPGLAFMSLIGVIIGGVLIGFGVHFVPVGGAPAAMGQSPGIATGVTMLAAGAGLAGLFGGAWAAELGFGVALAGGAIGGGLMMAVTCLMVNVIYVYGMGIPAASGKVAKDPITGDTFEAYKSQGTEGHGLPFISYVGGVIGGMLGGLGGTLIYLELLKVYEEFLPGMFNVPAEQILPLAVGLAGVFAIGMFLVNAVIAAYNITGTIEGPHDPKFKRFPRAVIGCAVASAVCGMLAIILVVM; this is encoded by the coding sequence ATGAGTGCACTTGGCGGAGGTTCCAGTGGTGGAGAGGGAATCAACCCTGTAGGAACAGCGGTTGGTATCGTACTTCTCTTAATCGCTATCGGAGCACTTTACGTTCTTTCACCAGGGCTTGCTTTCATGTCCCTGATCGGTGTAATCATCGGCGGTGTTCTCATCGGTTTCGGTGTTCACTTTGTACCTGTCGGAGGAGCTCCGGCAGCTATGGGTCAGTCCCCTGGTATTGCAACCGGTGTAACAATGCTTGCAGCCGGTGCAGGTCTTGCAGGTCTCTTTGGCGGTGCATGGGCAGCAGAGCTTGGCTTTGGTGTTGCACTCGCCGGCGGAGCAATCGGTGGCGGTCTTATGATGGCAGTCACCTGTCTGATGGTCAACGTAATCTACGTATATGGTATGGGTATTCCTGCCGCATCCGGTAAGGTTGCAAAAGATCCTATCACAGGCGACACATTTGAGGCATACAAATCACAGGGTACTGAAGGTCACGGCCTGCCGTTCATCTCCTATGTTGGTGGTGTTATCGGTGGTATGCTCGGTGGTCTTGGCGGTACGCTGATCTACCTTGAACTTCTCAAAGTCTACGAAGAATTCCTTCCAGGAATGTTCAACGTTCCTGCAGAGCAGATTCTGCCTCTTGCAGTAGGACTTGCAGGTGTGTTTGCAATTGGTATGTTCCTTGTAAATGCTGTAATTGCAGCATATAACATTACAGGTACAATCGAAGGTCCACACGACCCGAAGTTCAAGAGATTCCCACGTGCAGTTATCGGATGTGCAGTAGCATCTGCAGTATGCGGAATGCTTGCAATTATATTGGTGGTTATGTGA